The Benincasa hispida cultivar B227 chromosome 9, ASM972705v1, whole genome shotgun sequence genome has a segment encoding these proteins:
- the LOC120087260 gene encoding farnesyl pyrophosphate synthase-like isoform X1 produces MSEFRSKFLEVYSLLKSELLHDPAFEFTDDSRQWVERMLDYNVPGGKLNRGLSVIDSYKLLKQVEKLTEDEVFLASALGWCIEWLQAYFLVLDDIMDNSVTRRGQPCWFRVPKVGMVAVNDGIMLRNHISRILKNHFREKPYYVDLLELFNEVEFQTASGQMIDLITTLEGEKDLSKYSLPLHHRIVQYKTAYYSFYLPVACALLMAGENLDNHNDVKNILIDMGIYFQVQDDYLDCFGHPDVIGKIGTDIEDFKCSWLVVKALELSDEKQKTLLHENYGKADKDCVTKVKELYKALNLEGVFAEYESRSYEKLVKSIEAHPSDAVQAVLKSFLAKIHKRQK; encoded by the exons atgagtgaattcagGTCCAAATTCTTGGAGGTTTACTCATTGTTGAAATCTGAGCTCCTTCATGACCCTGCTTTCGAGTTCACTGACGATTCTCGCCAATGGGTCGAGCGG ATGCTGGATTACAATGTACCTGGAG GAAAGTTGAACAGAGGTCTCTCTGTCATTGATAGCTACAAGTTACTAAAACAAGTGGAAAAGCTCACTGAAGATGAAGTGTTTCTGGCTTCTGCACTTGGTTGGTGCATTGAATGG CTTCAAGCATATTTTCTTGTTCTTGATGATATCATGGACAATTCTGTTACACGACGTGGACAACCTTGCTGGTTCAGGGTACCAAAG GTCGGTATGGTAGCTGTAAATGATGGCATAATGTTACGGAACCATATCTCGAGAATCCTCAAGAATCATTTCAGAGAAAAGCCTTATTATGTGGATCTTTTGGAGTTGTTTAATGAG GTAGAATTTCAAACAGCCTCAGGACAGATGATAGATTTAATTACCACACTAGAAGGAGAGAAAGATCTATCAAAGTACTCATTACCTCT TCATCATCGTATTGTTCAGTACAAAACTGCATACTACTCGTTCTACCTTCCG GTTGCATGTGCATTACTAATGGCAGGTGAAAATTTGGACAATCATAATGATGTCAAAAACATTCTCATTGATATGGGAATCTATTTCCAAGTGCAG GATGATTATCTGGACTGTTTTGGTCATCCTGATGTAATAGGGAAG ATTGGAACAGATATTGAAGATTTCAAGTGCTCTTGGTTGGTTGTGAAAGCACTAGAACTAAGTGATGAGAAACAGAAGACTTTACTACAT GAAAACTATGGGAAAGCGGATAAGGATTGTGTTACCAAAGTGAAAGAGTTATATAAAGCCCTCAATTTGGAG GGCGTATTTGCCGAGTATGAGAGCAGAAGTTACGAGAAGCTAGTAAAATCCATAGAAGCTCATCCAAGTGATGCAGTACAAGCAGTGTTGAAATCTTTCCTTGCAAAGATACACAAGAGGCAGAAATAG
- the LOC120087260 gene encoding farnesyl pyrophosphate synthase 1-like isoform X2, whose protein sequence is MKCFWLLHLVGALNGYCCYYLLQAYFLVLDDIMDNSVTRRGQPCWFRVPKVGMVAVNDGIMLRNHISRILKNHFREKPYYVDLLELFNEVEFQTASGQMIDLITTLEGEKDLSKYSLPLHHRIVQYKTAYYSFYLPVACALLMAGENLDNHNDVKNILIDMGIYFQVQDDYLDCFGHPDVIGKIGTDIEDFKCSWLVVKALELSDEKQKTLLHENYGKADKDCVTKVKELYKALNLEGVFAEYESRSYEKLVKSIEAHPSDAVQAVLKSFLAKIHKRQK, encoded by the exons ATGAAGTGTTTCTGGCTTCTGCACTTGGTTGGTGCATTGAATGGGTATTGCTGTTACTATTTG CTTCAAGCATATTTTCTTGTTCTTGATGATATCATGGACAATTCTGTTACACGACGTGGACAACCTTGCTGGTTCAGGGTACCAAAG GTCGGTATGGTAGCTGTAAATGATGGCATAATGTTACGGAACCATATCTCGAGAATCCTCAAGAATCATTTCAGAGAAAAGCCTTATTATGTGGATCTTTTGGAGTTGTTTAATGAG GTAGAATTTCAAACAGCCTCAGGACAGATGATAGATTTAATTACCACACTAGAAGGAGAGAAAGATCTATCAAAGTACTCATTACCTCT TCATCATCGTATTGTTCAGTACAAAACTGCATACTACTCGTTCTACCTTCCG GTTGCATGTGCATTACTAATGGCAGGTGAAAATTTGGACAATCATAATGATGTCAAAAACATTCTCATTGATATGGGAATCTATTTCCAAGTGCAG GATGATTATCTGGACTGTTTTGGTCATCCTGATGTAATAGGGAAG ATTGGAACAGATATTGAAGATTTCAAGTGCTCTTGGTTGGTTGTGAAAGCACTAGAACTAAGTGATGAGAAACAGAAGACTTTACTACAT GAAAACTATGGGAAAGCGGATAAGGATTGTGTTACCAAAGTGAAAGAGTTATATAAAGCCCTCAATTTGGAG GGCGTATTTGCCGAGTATGAGAGCAGAAGTTACGAGAAGCTAGTAAAATCCATAGAAGCTCATCCAAGTGATGCAGTACAAGCAGTGTTGAAATCTTTCCTTGCAAAGATACACAAGAGGCAGAAATAG